GCCCGCATCTGGAACCGATAAGGGTTTTTTCATCAACTACCAGTGGTGTCAGATCAAGTTCTCTATTTTCAGCCACGGTACTCTTTAAAACAATGGTCCCCCGGGGGCGAGTCAGCTCCATAGCCATCTCCAAACCATCTGGAGAACCCGTACAGTCTATAATCACATCGGCTTTCCTTTCAGCAAGATCGTCTATCAGACTCGTGTCTATCCCCATGCTTTTAACTATAGACAGCTTTGATGTGTGCTTACCGGCAAGCAGCAAATCACAGCCTGTCAGGGCAAGTACCTGTGCTACAAGCAGACCAAGCTTGCCATCCCCAAGTACTATCACCCTGTTTGAAGGCATGATATTGACCTGCTCGGTTATCTGAAACGCCGCTGCCAGGGGTTCTATAAATACTGCCTCCTCATCTGCAATCTTGTCCGGGATAAGGTGCAGGTTTTCTTCAGGAAGTACCAGATACTCTGCAAAAGCCCCATGGTGGTCCAGTATACCCAAAACCCTTCTATCTTTGCAATGGGTTTTTAACCCCCCAGTGCAAAAGCTGCATTTACCACAGACGCAGTTTATCTCCCCTGCTACCCTCTTTCTTAAAAGCCCACGATTTTTACACTCTTCCACAACTCCAACAAATTCATGCCCCAATATTCCCTTGAACCCTCTGTAACCCTTAACGATCTCAAGGTCTGTGTTGCATATGCCCGCCACCAAAACCCTGATAAGGGATTCGTCTTGTCCTCTCTCAGGTTTTGGATGGTCAACCAGTTTTAATTTGTTGTCAAAGTATAGTGCCTTCATTTATTATCCTAAAATGATCTTTATAGCCTAATAAATGCTTACAAAACCTGTCATTTTTTCTCCTATCCTCTCAATATTTTCCCCCCTTACTATCTCTTTGAGGAAGAAATATAGCACATCACGAACAGTCTTACCACTAATTTCAACATATTAAACCACTAATCCCCAACGTATTTTTTATCTTATTGACTATGCTGAAACTTGCTGATATTATCCAGAAAACTGTTCAATAATATGTTCGATGAAATTGGAGGTAAAAAATGGCGGTATCGGTTTTTTTATTTCTTTTGTCACAAACATACTGCATTGAGTGTAGCTCCTGCTAAGTACGAAGGCAGTTATGGTAGCACGCGTCATATCGCTGCGCTATGGGATGATCAACGAGGCAATGAATGGTGGTGTCGGTATATGTAATGGTTGCCATCACCCCGTGCTGGTTCGCGGTCAGGGCTATGACATTTACCCTGCTCCGATGCCAACCCCTACTAACAAGGCAATCCCGCAAGCGCTTACCGAAGACCTTAATGAAGCAAAAATGTGTTTTTCTGTGGGTTGTTACCGGGCATGTGCAGCCATGGCAAGAAGGTGTATTCAAGCCGCTTGTCTTGATAAAGGTGCGACGGAGAAAGACCTTGTCAAACAAATAAAGGAACTAACTCAAGCAGGTATCATTACAAAAGATATTGAGGAATGGGCAACGGTAGTCCGATGGGTCGGAAACGATGCTGCACATCCCGGAAAGGATCCCGTGAAAAAAGACGACGCAGAAGATTGTTTGAAACTTGCGGAGCAGTTTTTGCATGTTATCTACGTGACGCCATCTATTGCTAAGGCACGAAAAGTGGCGAGAGGAAAGTGAATCACCGAACAAGGCGTTTCACCCGACCACCGAAAAAAGCTACTGCCGGGTGAACTTCGCGTTCGCCTTGAAAAAATCATCTCCGAAATTCAGAATATACAAGTTAGGAGATCAATGGTATACTCAAAGCCGTAAAAAAATTACTCAGAAAAAGAGGTTGATGCCATGAATACTAAAGAAGAACTGATAAACGAGATTGAGAAAACTCCTGAGCCTTTTCTCTCTGAGGTGCTGGATTTTCTTCACTTTCTAAAAACAAAAGCCAGCCGGGAAAAGTTGGATATCGCCATGATGAGCGAATCGTCTTTAGCCAAAGACTGGATGAAGCCGGAGGAGGATGAGGCATGGCAAAGTTTGTAAAGGGTGATATTGTTGTCATTCCCTTTCCCTTTTCCGATCTGAGTCAATCCAAAAGACGCCCTG
This genomic stretch from Thermodesulfobacteriota bacterium harbors:
- a CDS encoding alcohol dehydrogenase catalytic domain-containing protein produces the protein MKALYFDNKLKLVDHPKPERGQDESLIRVLVAGICNTDLEIVKGYRGFKGILGHEFVGVVEECKNRGLLRKRVAGEINCVCGKCSFCTGGLKTHCKDRRVLGILDHHGAFAEYLVLPEENLHLIPDKIADEEAVFIEPLAAAFQITEQVNIMPSNRVIVLGDGKLGLLVAQVLALTGCDLLLAGKHTSKLSIVKSMGIDTSLIDDLAERKADVIIDCTGSPDGLEMAMELTRPRGTIVLKSTVAENRELDLTPLVVDEKTLIGSRCGHFPPAIRALERGLIDVKPLVSGIYSINNGIIAFEEAAKKGALKVLLAMMD
- a CDS encoding DUF4145 domain-containing protein, which translates into the protein MVARVISLRYGMINEAMNGGVGICNGCHHPVLVRGQGYDIYPAPMPTPTNKAIPQALTEDLNEAKMCFSVGCYRACAAMARRCIQAACLDKGATEKDLVKQIKELTQAGIITKDIEEWATVVRWVGNDAAHPGKDPVKKDDAEDCLKLAEQFLHVIYVTPSIAKARKVARGK
- a CDS encoding DUF2281 domain-containing protein gives rise to the protein MNTKEELINEIEKTPEPFLSEVLDFLHFLKTKASREKLDIAMMSESSLAKDWMKPEEDEAWQSL